Part of the Geodermatophilus obscurus DSM 43160 genome is shown below.
GGAACAGCGCGGCGTCGACCGCCGGCGCGGTGGCGAGGTCGAGGGTGTCGACGTCGACGTCGGTGAGGACCGCCAGGTGTGGGTTGCCCATCGAGACCGCGCGGCCGGGGAACGAGGCGCCGTCGAGGTGGGCGGTGCCGGCGCCGAACGGCCGGGCCGGGCCCATGTCCACCCAGTAGCCACCGTCGGCCGTCGCACCCACCCGCCGGGGACCGCCGCGGGTGCCGACCCAGATCCCGTCGGCGCAGGCGGTCCGCTCGACCAGCCCCTCGGTGACCAGCACGTGCAGGAACAGGCGGATCCCGTTGCCGCACATCTCGGCCGTGGAGCCGTCGGCGTTGCGGTGGTCCATGAACCACTCGCACCGCCCCAGTGCCTCGCCGAGGACGGCGGGGGCGTCTGGCACGTGCACGCTCGGCACGACGCGCAGCACGCCGTCCCCACCCAGGCCGGCACGCCGCTCGCACAGCCGCCGGACCATCGCCGCGTCCAGCCGGCTCTCCGGCCAGCCGGTGCCGTCGGGGTCGGGCAGGACGACGAAGTCGTTCTGCGTGCCATGGCCGATCAGCACCCGGTGCGCGCTCACCGGTCCAGCGTACGAGCGGTGATCACCCCGAGGGCGGCCTCCACCAGGTCGGGCCGGGCGGCGTCGAGCCAGGTGGTCGCCGGGTCGCGGCGGAACCACGAGCGCTGCCGGCGGACGAACCGGCGGGTGGTGCTCACCGTGCGCTCCCGGGCCTGGTCGGGCGTCAGCGCGCCGTCGAGCTGGGCCAGCACCTGCGCGTACCCCAGCGCCCGCGAGGCGGTGGGGCCGTCCCGCAGCCCGTCGGCGGCGAGCGCCGCCACCTCGGCGACGAAGCCCGTGGCCCACATCCGGTCGACCCGGACGGCGACCCGCTCGTCGAGCTCGGCCGGTTCCCGGTCGAGCCCGAGGACCACCGCCGGGTAGTGCGGCCGGGGCTCGGGCAGCGTCGCCCGGAACGGCCCGCCGGTCAGCTCGACGACCTCCAGGGCCCGCACGATCCGCCGTCCGTTGCTGGGCAACACCCCTGCGGCGGCGGCCGGGTCCATCTCGGCCAGCCGGGCGTGCAGCGCCGCCGGGCCGACCACGGCGAGCTCGGCCTCCAGCCG
Proteins encoded:
- the dapF gene encoding diaminopimelate epimerase; the encoded protein is MSAHRVLIGHGTQNDFVVLPDPDGTGWPESRLDAAMVRRLCERRAGLGGDGVLRVVPSVHVPDAPAVLGEALGRCEWFMDHRNADGSTAEMCGNGIRLFLHVLVTEGLVERTACADGIWVGTRGGPRRVGATADGGYWVDMGPARPFGAGTAHLDGASFPGRAVSMGNPHLAVLTDVDVDTLDLATAPAVDAALFPDGVNVEFVNVVDPGRHVRLRVSERGVGETRSCGTGACAAAWAALEAAGAATGTVTVDVPGGRLGVTVDEQTTVLSGPAVVVATGELTVEWLRAT
- the miaA gene encoding tRNA (adenosine(37)-N6)-dimethylallyltransferase MiaA, which translates into the protein MSGPPVVALVGPTATGKTALGVALAHRLGGEVVNADSMQLYRGMDIGTAKPDVAERDGVPHHLLDLWHVREAASVAEYRRLARAEVDRLRAAGVVPLLVGGSGLYVRAVLDELDFPGTDPAVRARLEAELAVVGPAALHARLAEMDPAAAAGVLPSNGRRIVRALEVVELTGGPFRATLPEPRPHYPAVVLGLDREPAELDERVAVRVDRMWATGFVAEVAALAADGLRDGPTASRALGYAQVLAQLDGALTPDQARERTVSTTRRFVRRQRSWFRRDPATTWLDAARPDLVEAALGVITARTLDR